The sequence below is a genomic window from Streptococcus pantholopis.
TTCAGGTTTTATGCACACAAAGATGAAAATTCCGGCTCTGCTGACAGGGATTATCACGCTGACAGGTCTGTACTCGGTCAATTTACTGATTTTAGGGCGCTCTAATCTTTCGCTTTCCGGCCAAACTACTTTGGTTAGTATTGTTCAGGACTGGGGTCTGGAAAAAACAACGGCAGTTCTGCTTATTGGAGGAACGTTTGTGGGAGCGGTCATTCTAAGTTTGGTGATACTGCTCAATACACAAATCGGTTTAGCTTTGCGGGCTACCGGCGATAATCTGGCAATGGGAGAAGCAAACGGCATCAAAGTTGACCGTATGAAAATTCTTGGTTATATGCTGAGCAATGGCTTGATAGCCCTTTCTGGTGCTCTTTTAGCTCAGAACAATGGCTATGCTGATTTGAATATGGGTGTTGGGACGATTGTCATAGGTCTGGCTTCTATCATTCTGGCAGAGGTTGTTATCAAATACCTTCCGCTGGGTCAGCGTTTGCTGTCGATTGTTTTGGGAGCTGTGCTTTACCGCTTGATAATTGTTATTATTTTAGCTATGAATGTTGACGCTCAGATGATTAAATTAGTTTCAGCTCTTCTTTTAGCCCTGATTCTCTATGTCCCTGAAATTCGCAGCAAACTGAAAATTAAGCCAGCCGGTACATTGAAAGCAGAGGGAGAGAAGCGATGAGTTTACTGACATTAACCAATATTCATAAAACTTTTGAAAAGGGAACTGTAAATGAAAATCATGTACTGCGCGGACTGGACTTGGACATTAACCAAGGGGATTTTATCTCTGTTATCGGCGGCAACGGTGCCGGGAAATCTACGCTGCTCAACAGCATAGCCGGTGTTGTTGATATTGATCAGGGGGATATCCTGCTGGAAGGGGAGTCGCTCCGCAAAGAGCCTGTCGCAAAACGGGCCAAAAAAATCAGCCGTGTTTTTCAGGACCCGCGCATGGGGACAGCGACTAACCTGACAATTGAGGAAAATATGGCGATTGCTTATTTTCGCGGTGAAAAGCGCAGTCT
It includes:
- a CDS encoding ABC transporter permease, whose amino-acid sequence is MADIVLSSISQGLLWSVMAIGVFLTFRILDIADLSAEGSFPMGAAVCALLIVNGLHPFWATVAGMLGGMLAGAVSGFMHTKMKIPALLTGIITLTGLYSVNLLILGRSNLSLSGQTTLVSIVQDWGLEKTTAVLLIGGTFVGAVILSLVILLNTQIGLALRATGDNLAMGEANGIKVDRMKILGYMLSNGLIALSGALLAQNNGYADLNMGVGTIVIGLASIILAEVVIKYLPLGQRLLSIVLGAVLYRLIIVIILAMNVDAQMIKLVSALLLALILYVPEIRSKLKIKPAGTLKAEGEKR